From Bombus vancouverensis nearcticus chromosome 15, iyBomVanc1_principal, whole genome shotgun sequence, the proteins below share one genomic window:
- the LOC117160487 gene encoding uncharacterized protein LOC117160487, whose product MTVTPSTSDVADKAVSTDDGGSGMEVARLEAVLAALVETKVEAIKASSALSKRSGSAPASPRRLRLTSTSTASSSLNHQHRRKGHHHHHHHHHHHHHHHHHRKRHDSAPCNDFIGDATEHHEHNVHHGKTRRRASESPRRPRKKRKHSKSPNILHGVVQDVQTGLDSRLELFGMDGDQDLALINFERTRETLSDSCEYSQLHRSASYFPQSTAQLKIHYDDDDYVALNIADELEEEEILSGTEKIEAPRAKYHRPRRKKKRKRRKVINTGPQEELVDPEELPPRARWTIVATACLLLTMSLLLVGVTLRMAPIIDDMVRRENEELLNSLNRVFVTENSTMPL is encoded by the exons ATGACGGTGACTCCGTCGACTTCCGATGTCGCTGACAAGGCAGTCTCGACGGACGATGGTGGCAGTGGAATGGAGGTGGCACGTCTCGAAGCCGTCCTCGCTGCTCTGGTGGAAACGAAGGTGGAGGCGATTAAAGCTTCCTCGGCTTTGAGCAAGCGTTCCGGTAGCGCACCGGCTAGTCCTCGTCGGCTTAGACTGACTTCAACATCGACTGCCTCCTCTTCGCTGAATCACCAACATCGAAGAAAgggtcatcatcatcatcatcatcatcaccatcaccaTCATCACCACCATCATCATCGTAAGAGGCACGATTCCGCTCCGTGCAACGACTTCATTGGAGACGCTACGGAACATCACGAACATAATGTCCATCACG GTAAAACGAGGCGACGAGCATCGGAAAGTCCACGACGTCCGAGGAAAAAGCGCAAACACTCGAAAAGCCCGAATATTCTTCACGGCGTAGTACAGGACGTCCAAACGGGTCTTGATTCGCGTTTAGAACTTTTTGGAATGGACGGTGATCAGGATCTTGCATTGATAAACTTCGAGAGAACTCGAGAAACTCTCAGCGATTCCTGCGAATACTCGCAGTTGCACCGAAGTGCCTCCTACTTTCCCCAAAGTACAGCTCAATT AAAGATCcactacgacgacgacgattaTGTGGCGTTGAACATAGCGGACGAGCTGGAAGAAGAGGAGATCTTGAGCGGTACCGAAAAGATCGAGGCACCTCGGGCGAAATATCATCGGCCCCGCAGAAAGAAGAAACGGAAACGACGTAAAGTTATCAATACGGGTCCTCAAGAAGAACTCGTTGACCCCGAAGAACTTCCACCACGCGCTCGTTGGACGATCGTTGCGACAGCCTGCCTCCTTCTTACAATGTCTTTACTCTTAGTGGGAGTTACGCTCAGAATGGCACCAATCATCGACGATATGG TGCGCAGAGAGAACGAGGAACTGTTGAATTCTCTGAACAGAGTTTTCGTGACCGAAAACTCGACAATGCCTCTCTAA